A single region of the Streptomyces sp. ITFR-16 genome encodes:
- a CDS encoding acetoacetate decarboxylase family protein, translated as MSSNRQEPGGREAGRATAGLKDTVEADLGGRTVKVPRGGLYDRYRMDTDLDEVARDPRVSGVDFFRKLPKSRVDSRIGPTLTPNFYYRISTARLTMLARSRAIRARLPEELAPLEVAPGLGLVSVMFFRYDVCDIDFYTEAAVGIAVRPARHGKLGFLDLVTGLKNEQLDSYVLSLPVSTRIAQVRGHEGYGFPKWVTDLDVEVNAQRTTARVATDSGGVDLALSARTPKQTAFPSGERVGSLTSYTSIDGAWHSTLSQTNVLSAGTTRSARGISLEVGKGRMADDLRSLRPIRTIQFDAMTEGQLALHMPVPTSVPSRDK; from the coding sequence ATGTCATCGAACCGACAGGAACCGGGCGGGCGGGAAGCCGGCCGGGCGACGGCCGGCCTTAAGGACACGGTCGAGGCCGACCTGGGCGGCCGTACGGTCAAGGTCCCCCGAGGGGGTCTGTACGACCGGTACCGGATGGACACCGACCTCGACGAGGTCGCCCGCGACCCCCGTGTCAGCGGGGTGGACTTCTTCCGGAAGCTGCCCAAGTCCCGGGTCGATTCCCGTATCGGCCCCACCCTCACCCCCAACTTCTACTACCGGATCTCGACGGCCCGGCTGACGATGCTGGCCCGCTCCCGGGCGATCCGCGCCCGCCTGCCCGAGGAGCTGGCCCCGCTGGAGGTGGCGCCCGGACTCGGCCTGGTCTCGGTGATGTTCTTCCGCTACGACGTGTGCGACATCGACTTCTACACGGAGGCCGCCGTCGGCATCGCCGTCAGGCCCGCCCGGCACGGAAAGCTCGGATTCCTCGACCTCGTCACCGGCCTGAAGAACGAGCAGCTCGACTCCTATGTGCTGTCCCTGCCCGTGAGCACGCGGATCGCCCAGGTCCGCGGCCACGAAGGCTACGGCTTCCCCAAGTGGGTCACCGACCTCGACGTCGAGGTCAACGCCCAGCGGACGACCGCCCGCGTGGCCACCGACTCCGGCGGCGTCGACCTGGCGCTCTCGGCGCGCACGCCGAAGCAGACGGCCTTTCCGAGCGGTGAGCGCGTCGGCTCCCTCACGTCGTACACCTCGATCGACGGCGCCTGGCACTCCACCCTGAGCCAGACCAACGTGCTCAGCGCCGGGACGACCCGCTCGGCCCGCGGCATCTCGCTCGAGGTCGGCAAGGGCCGTATGGCGGACGACCTGCGCTCCCTCAGGCCGATCAGGACCATCCAGTTCGACGCCATGACCGAGGGCCAGCTCGCCCTCCACATGCCCGTCCCCACCTCGGTCCCGAGCCGGGACAAGTAG
- a CDS encoding succinic semialdehyde dehydrogenase: protein MTTTGHATPRTASPRPGLPASLTPALLKRLAARVSAGPEAARVTTTTPYNGLPLADLPVSAPADVEEAFARARTAQTSWAATSVAERKRVLLRYHDLVLARQDQALDLMQAENGKTRRDAFLEVVDIGVVSRHYARAAAKYLSPKRRRGAIPLLTHTTELRHPKGVVTVISPWNYPLSMAASDTIAALMAGNAVVQKPDTQTALTALWSMDLMYEAGLPAGVWQMVIGQGSSIGGALMDNADYMMFTGSTATGRRIASDAGRRLIGASLELGGKNAMIVLDDARIDKAADGAVAGCFPSAGQLCVSIERLYVAESVRDAFVAAFVARTKALEIGAAYDYGIDVGSLTTPSQLRTVTEHVEDAVAKGATVLAGGRARPDLGPLFYEPTILTGVTPDMKVYDHETFGPVVSVYSYRDVDEAVTLANSSPYGLNASVWSRDGARGRAVAARLHAGTVNVNEAFAAAWGSVDAPMGGMGDSGLGRRHGADGILKYTEPQTVAHQRLQGFTPPARVSPETWAALLTASLKVLRGPTSTRRPRRPRRP from the coding sequence GTGACCACCACCGGACACGCCACTCCTCGCACCGCCTCCCCGCGCCCGGGCCTGCCCGCTTCCCTCACCCCGGCCCTGCTCAAGAGGCTTGCCGCGCGGGTGTCGGCCGGGCCGGAAGCGGCCCGGGTCACCACCACCACCCCCTACAACGGCCTCCCGCTGGCCGACCTGCCGGTGTCGGCCCCGGCCGACGTCGAGGAGGCGTTCGCCCGTGCCCGTACGGCTCAGACGTCCTGGGCCGCCACCTCGGTCGCCGAGCGCAAGAGGGTCCTGCTGCGCTACCACGATCTCGTCCTGGCCCGTCAGGACCAGGCGCTGGACCTCATGCAGGCCGAGAACGGCAAGACCCGCCGCGACGCGTTCCTCGAGGTCGTCGACATCGGCGTCGTCTCCCGGCACTACGCCCGCGCCGCCGCCAAGTACCTGAGCCCCAAGCGGCGCCGCGGCGCGATCCCCCTGCTGACCCACACCACCGAACTGCGCCACCCCAAGGGTGTCGTCACCGTGATCTCGCCGTGGAACTACCCGCTCAGCATGGCCGCGAGCGACACCATCGCCGCCCTCATGGCCGGCAACGCCGTCGTGCAGAAGCCCGACACCCAGACCGCCCTCACCGCTCTGTGGTCCATGGACCTGATGTACGAGGCCGGGCTGCCGGCCGGCGTGTGGCAGATGGTGATCGGCCAGGGAAGCTCCATCGGCGGCGCGCTGATGGACAACGCCGACTACATGATGTTCACCGGCTCCACCGCCACCGGACGCCGGATCGCGAGCGACGCCGGCCGGCGCCTCATCGGCGCCTCCCTCGAACTCGGCGGCAAGAACGCCATGATCGTGCTGGACGACGCGCGCATCGACAAGGCCGCCGACGGCGCCGTGGCCGGCTGCTTCCCCTCGGCGGGCCAGCTGTGCGTCTCCATCGAGCGGCTGTACGTGGCCGAGTCCGTCCGTGACGCGTTCGTCGCCGCCTTCGTCGCCCGTACCAAGGCCCTCGAGATCGGTGCGGCGTACGACTACGGCATCGATGTCGGCAGCCTCACCACGCCCTCCCAGCTGAGGACGGTCACCGAACACGTCGAGGACGCCGTCGCCAAGGGCGCCACCGTCCTCGCCGGCGGCAGGGCCCGCCCCGATCTGGGGCCGTTGTTCTACGAGCCGACAATCCTCACCGGGGTCACCCCCGACATGAAGGTGTACGACCACGAGACGTTCGGCCCCGTCGTCTCGGTCTACTCCTACCGCGACGTCGACGAGGCCGTCACCCTGGCCAACTCCTCGCCCTACGGCCTCAATGCCAGTGTCTGGTCGCGCGACGGAGCACGCGGCCGGGCCGTCGCCGCCCGCCTGCACGCCGGCACCGTCAACGTCAACGAGGCCTTCGCCGCCGCCTGGGGAAGCGTCGACGCGCCGATGGGCGGCATGGGCGACTCGGGACTGGGCCGGCGTCACGGCGCCGACGGCATCCTCAAGTACACCGAGCCCCAGACCGTCGCCCACCAGCGTCTCCAGGGCTTCACACCGCCGGCCCGCGTCTCCCCCGAGACCTGGGCAGCGCTTCTGACGGCTTCGCTGAAGGTCCTCCGGGGACCTACGTCCACACGACGGCCACGACGGCCGCGCCGGCCGTGA
- a CDS encoding RNA polymerase sigma-70 factor, translated as MSDDRAVDRATETFVAHRNLLFTVAYEMLGSAADAEDVLQETWLRWVEVDLGQVRDQRAYLVRITTRQALNRLRAMSRRKESYVGPWLPEPLLTTPDVAQDAELAESVSMAVMLVLETLSPTERAVFVLREVFDVGYDEIAEAIDKTPAAVRQIAHRARRHVDARRPRAVVSQRQTRAAVESFVRALEGGDLQGLLDVLAPEVVYMGDGGGLKHAALRPIVGAGKVARLLTVGLGRNRIPITFVPAMVNGSPALALHLDGELDSILAVHVEAGRITGLYVVRNPEKLSRITSETPLTLR; from the coding sequence ATGAGTGATGATCGCGCTGTCGACCGGGCGACCGAGACCTTCGTCGCCCACCGCAACCTGCTCTTCACCGTCGCGTACGAGATGCTCGGCTCGGCGGCCGATGCCGAGGACGTCCTGCAGGAGACCTGGCTGCGGTGGGTCGAGGTCGACCTCGGCCAAGTGCGCGACCAGCGGGCGTACTTGGTCAGGATCACGACCCGGCAGGCGCTCAACCGGCTGCGCGCGATGTCCCGGCGCAAGGAGTCGTACGTGGGCCCGTGGCTGCCCGAGCCGCTGCTGACCACGCCGGACGTGGCGCAGGACGCCGAACTCGCCGAGAGCGTGTCGATGGCGGTGATGCTGGTCCTGGAGACGCTGTCACCGACCGAGCGGGCCGTCTTCGTGCTGCGCGAGGTCTTCGACGTCGGGTACGACGAGATCGCCGAGGCGATCGACAAGACCCCGGCCGCCGTCCGCCAGATCGCCCACCGGGCCCGGCGGCACGTGGACGCCCGGCGCCCTCGCGCGGTGGTTTCGCAGCGTCAGACACGGGCGGCCGTGGAGTCGTTCGTGCGGGCGCTGGAGGGCGGGGACCTGCAGGGGCTGCTCGACGTGCTCGCGCCCGAGGTCGTCTACATGGGCGACGGCGGCGGGCTGAAGCACGCCGCGCTGCGGCCGATCGTCGGCGCCGGCAAGGTGGCCCGGCTTCTGACCGTCGGTCTCGGCAGGAACAGGATCCCGATCACCTTCGTCCCCGCCATGGTCAACGGCAGCCCCGCACTGGCCCTCCACCTGGACGGCGAGCTGGACAGCATCCTGGCGGTCCATGTGGAGGCCGGCCGTATCACCGGCCTCTACGTCGTCCGCAACCCCGAGAAGCTGTCCCGCATCACCTCCGAGACCCCGCTCACCCTGCGGTGA
- a CDS encoding FAD-dependent oxidoreductase has translation MVENTDVVVIGGGYAGVMAANRLTLRGDVTVTLVNPRPGFVHRLRLHQMVGGTGTAAVDYREVLAERVRLVVDSVTRIDAAGRGVELASGATVGYDYLVYAVGSGSADPQVPGAAEFAHPIAVLEEAQRLLPVLDAAPAAAPVTVVGAGPAGIETAAELAEQGRRVTLVCGGVLGPYLHRRGRRSVARRLAALGVKVVEGPTTEVTAVTREAVRLADGRELPSAVTVWTAGFGVPDLATRSGLSVDALGRLLTDETLTSVDDDRIVAAGDSAAPSGLPLRMSCQTAMPLGARAADTVLSRLSGERPETLNQSFGAQCISLGRDTGIFQFGNRSDVAVWLHIGGRLGAKMKETVCKGVVKHLADEAHRPGGYGLHRMKGGAGRREALAALRAEAPAVERIS, from the coding sequence ATGGTGGAGAACACCGACGTGGTCGTGATCGGCGGCGGGTACGCCGGCGTCATGGCGGCCAACCGTCTGACGCTGCGCGGCGACGTGACCGTGACGCTGGTCAATCCGCGCCCCGGCTTCGTCCACCGGCTCCGCCTGCACCAGATGGTGGGCGGGACCGGGACCGCTGCCGTCGACTACCGGGAGGTCCTGGCGGAGCGCGTACGGCTGGTGGTCGACAGCGTGACGCGGATCGACGCGGCCGGGCGTGGTGTGGAGCTGGCGAGCGGTGCCACGGTCGGCTACGACTACCTGGTCTACGCGGTGGGCAGCGGCAGCGCCGATCCGCAGGTGCCGGGGGCGGCCGAGTTCGCCCATCCGATCGCCGTCCTGGAGGAGGCGCAGCGGCTGCTGCCGGTCCTCGACGCCGCGCCCGCGGCGGCCCCGGTGACGGTCGTCGGAGCCGGTCCGGCGGGCATCGAGACCGCCGCCGAACTGGCGGAGCAGGGCCGCCGTGTGACCCTGGTCTGCGGTGGGGTGCTCGGTCCGTACCTCCACCGGCGGGGGCGGCGGTCGGTCGCCCGGCGGCTCGCGGCGCTCGGGGTGAAGGTCGTCGAGGGTCCCACCACGGAGGTGACCGCGGTGACGCGTGAGGCGGTGCGGCTCGCCGACGGCCGGGAGCTGCCGAGCGCGGTGACCGTCTGGACCGCCGGCTTCGGGGTTCCGGACCTGGCCACCCGCAGCGGGCTGAGTGTCGATGCCCTGGGTCGGCTGCTCACGGACGAGACGCTGACCAGTGTGGACGACGACCGCATCGTGGCGGCCGGGGACTCGGCGGCGCCCTCCGGCCTCCCGCTGCGGATGAGCTGCCAGACGGCGATGCCGCTGGGCGCGCGGGCCGCCGACACGGTGCTCAGCCGGCTGTCGGGGGAGCGGCCCGAGACCCTGAACCAGTCGTTCGGGGCGCAGTGCATCAGCCTGGGCCGGGACACCGGCATCTTCCAGTTCGGCAACCGGTCGGACGTGGCGGTGTGGCTGCACATCGGCGGTCGCCTCGGCGCGAAGATGAAGGAGACCGTGTGCAAGGGCGTCGTGAAGCACCTGGCCGATGAGGCGCACCGGCCCGGCGGGTACGGCCTGCACCGGATGAAGGGCGGGGCCGGACGCCGTGAGGCGTTGGCGGCCCTGCGCGCCGAGGCGCCGGCCGTCGAACGGATTTCCTAG